Proteins encoded together in one Coregonus clupeaformis isolate EN_2021a unplaced genomic scaffold, ASM2061545v1 scaf0652, whole genome shotgun sequence window:
- the LOC121559994 gene encoding F-box only protein 5-like isoform X2, with product MEKHVTYKESGLKTSPLKECVQVVVKPQLSPCVTTAANFCLKDDVKGVHNKENNQHDGVLDEVNLGCEAFEDSGFLSLQNSQIEDVDNIKELEQSPGQDIFSPCTPVADYHKAKHTASKLPILKFQHAVCQDLANSFKRTHSYDWSVISRLAEDSGLERVLGGNMGLECMAVLKALLERDMKHILTRILRLLGDVDLISCRKVSKTWRKIYQDKSALRRCDQAKQRLRAASLLKQHESLKPCKRCGSPANADAMRATCTRLSCAFDFCTLCQGPFHGSSACHTGLARGPSSSRAILIGSARSKRNVRRL from the exons ATGGAGAAACATGTCACATACAAGGAGTCGGGcctgaaaacctccccactaAAGGAATGCGTCCAAGTAGTAGTCAAACCACAGCTCTCACCATGTGTCACCACCGCTGCCAACTTTTGCCTCAAGGATGATGTGAAAGGTGTTCACAATAAGGAGAACAACCAACATGATGGGGTACTTGACGAGGTAAACCTAGGCTGTGAAGCATTCGAGGACAGCGGTTTCCTCTCTTTACAGAACAGCCAGATAGAGGACGTTGATAACATAAAGGAACTAGAACAGTCTCCAGGACAGGATATATTCTCCCCATGTACTCCAGTTGCTGATTATCACAAGGCTAAGCATACTGCCTCAAAACTCCCCATACTGAAGTTTCAACACGCTGTATGCCAAGATCTCGCCAACAGTTTCAAGAGGACCCATAGCTATGACTGGTCTGTCATTAGCCGGCTAGCAGAGGACTCCGGCCTTGAAAGGGTTTTGGGTGGGAACATGGGCCTTGAATGTATGGCTGTTTTAAAAGCACTGCTGGAGAGGGACATGAAGCACATCCTCACCAGGATCCTGCGTCTGCTAGGAGATGTCGACTTGATaag CTGTAGAAAAGTGAGCAAGACCTGGAGAAAAATCTACCAAGACAAGTCTGCACTCCGTAGATGCGACCAGGCTAAACAGAGACTCAGG GCTGCCAGTTTGCTGAAGCAGCACGAGTCGCTGAAGCCCTGTAAGCGCTGCGGCTCTCCTGCCAACGCAGATGCCATGAGGGCCACCTGTACCCGCCTCAGCTGTGCCTTTGACTTCTGCACCCTGTGCCAGGGCCCTTTTCATGGCTCCTCAGCCTGCCACACAGGGCTGGCCCGGGGGCCTAGCAGCTCCAGAGCCATCCTCATCGGCAGCGCTCGCAGCAAGAGGAACGTCAGGCGCCTGTGA
- the LOC121559994 gene encoding F-box only protein 5-like isoform X1 codes for MEKHVTYKESGLKTSPLKECVQVVVKPQLSPCVTTAANFCLKDDVKGVHNKENNQHDGVLDEVNLGCEAFEDSGFLSLQNSQIEDVDNIKELEQSPGQDIFSPCTPVADYHKAKHTASKLPILKFQHAVCQDLANSFKRTHSYDWSVISRLAEDSGLERVLGGNMGLECMAVLKALLERDMKHILTRILRLLGDVDLISCRKVSKTWRKIYQDKSALRRCDQAKQRLRDPRTSVGLENVGSLTRDAALSRVVMTCMQRAASLLKQHESLKPCKRCGSPANADAMRATCTRLSCAFDFCTLCQGPFHGSSACHTGLARGPSSSRAILIGSARSKRNVRRL; via the exons ATGGAGAAACATGTCACATACAAGGAGTCGGGcctgaaaacctccccactaAAGGAATGCGTCCAAGTAGTAGTCAAACCACAGCTCTCACCATGTGTCACCACCGCTGCCAACTTTTGCCTCAAGGATGATGTGAAAGGTGTTCACAATAAGGAGAACAACCAACATGATGGGGTACTTGACGAGGTAAACCTAGGCTGTGAAGCATTCGAGGACAGCGGTTTCCTCTCTTTACAGAACAGCCAGATAGAGGACGTTGATAACATAAAGGAACTAGAACAGTCTCCAGGACAGGATATATTCTCCCCATGTACTCCAGTTGCTGATTATCACAAGGCTAAGCATACTGCCTCAAAACTCCCCATACTGAAGTTTCAACACGCTGTATGCCAAGATCTCGCCAACAGTTTCAAGAGGACCCATAGCTATGACTGGTCTGTCATTAGCCGGCTAGCAGAGGACTCCGGCCTTGAAAGGGTTTTGGGTGGGAACATGGGCCTTGAATGTATGGCTGTTTTAAAAGCACTGCTGGAGAGGGACATGAAGCACATCCTCACCAGGATCCTGCGTCTGCTAGGAGATGTCGACTTGATaag CTGTAGAAAAGTGAGCAAGACCTGGAGAAAAATCTACCAAGACAAGTCTGCACTCCGTAGATGCGACCAGGCTAAACAGAGACTCAGG GACCCAAGAACTTCTGTAGGACTGGAGAATGTCGGCTCTTTGACACGAGACGCCGCCCTGTCCCGGGTTGTAATGACCTGTATGCAGAGG GCTGCCAGTTTGCTGAAGCAGCACGAGTCGCTGAAGCCCTGTAAGCGCTGCGGCTCTCCTGCCAACGCAGATGCCATGAGGGCCACCTGTACCCGCCTCAGCTGTGCCTTTGACTTCTGCACCCTGTGCCAGGGCCCTTTTCATGGCTCCTCAGCCTGCCACACAGGGCTGGCCCGGGGGCCTAGCAGCTCCAGAGCCATCCTCATCGGCAGCGCTCGCAGCAAGAGGAACGTCAGGCGCCTGTGA